The Anas platyrhynchos isolate ZD024472 breed Pekin duck chromosome 8, IASCAAS_PekinDuck_T2T, whole genome shotgun sequence region CGAAAATTCATCTCACGTCAAGGATCAGCCTGCATGCGGGTTGTGTAATGTGCAGGCTGCAGAAGGAAGTGGATGTTAATGCATCACAAATGATCTTTAACTTCAGTGATGTGTTTAAATGTTGGGCATTTACTGTGAGCCTAATGAGAGCCCGACTGTCCTGTATCTATAAAATATACGTCTCCCCACATAATGCTCTCAGAAACAGGCAGCTATTGCCTTTGCCAGTTGACAGGCAGAGCGCTTTACTGCACCGAGCTCTTGTGACAGGGGATCTCTGCTGTGCTGATCTCTTCTGTGGCTGTAACCTCACTCATATTCCTAGTGACTCGTCTTTAAAAATGTGCCAGATTTTGTGCAAAAATCCTCTAAGGCACCAGGGTGCAGCTGGTGGCCCACTGGgcactttgtgtgtgtgtgcaccaaTGTGTGCTGTGTTTCAGATTCTTCTGTTCTGCCCCAAGAAGACAGCCTGGACTGCTCCACGCCTGGTGTGGGGCGATCTGCGGGTGGCAGGAGCACTTGATGCCTTTCAAAGCGTGGCTTTCAGCCTCAGCTGTGGGTTATGGGGTGGCAGACAAGGCGGATCTGAGACCACGACGGAAGATGAGGACTGCAAATGGCTGTGTTCTAGGACTTCAGTCTGGATTTAGGGGGTATTCTGTTTCCTGATGAGTGGCCAGCAcagggaggggatttggggcatttgTGCTTTTTGAGTAACCCAAGGAGAAAACACTTTAATGGAAGCCTTATCTGTATTACAGGGGAAGCCCTCTGTGTATTAATGCAACAGCCTGATCACATGAGGGGGGGATTCCTGGGGAAAATTTACACCATTCAAGATTTCCAACCCATATGGTTCCAAATATAgattttaatgaatttaaaagcaataaacacTTTATGATAATACTACCAGAAGTCTCTTCTACTGTTTGCTGACTGGGAAGTGGTGTCATTTAGCTACTGTTAAGTAGTTAGAGCGGGACTGATTACATCATATAAGGCATCAAcctgtaaaataaaaagtgagagGGGAAACAAAAGAAGTGATTGCCCCTGccataataatctttctttagtACTAGTTGTACTAATGAGAGGGTCCATGCTCATTAGAACCCTGTCTAATGAGGCTCTGTGACTCAGTCGCCAGTTGTGCCACATCTCCCAGGCCTGAAATTAAGCACAGATATACCCAGAAAATGATTCCTATACTCTTATTGGCAGAAAAACTTCTGTTCAGAAGACTTGGACTGCTTCATGGTAACTTGtaggggagaaaacaaacaaacatttatctTACGTTAACAATGGCCTCACTTCCAGTTTTCAAGGGAAGTACTTTCTTGCTCTGTGGTTTACAGTACTTAGCAAATGAGGCTGCTAGTAATTACCAGAACTTCTAAATGCACTGCTAGTAATCACAAATTACTAATTCTTAATTCCCTAAGAATGAAATAATTCCCTAAGAATGAAAGTTAGATTAACACCAGCATTTTCATCCTCCCAAAAAATGGTTTAGTGTTTTACATTGTATAACTCTgaagtgcttttaaaaagtgCCAGTGCTATTTTACAAAGTGGGAATGAAAGCCCAGCAAGGCAGCGCTCCTTGCTCAAAGCTGAAAGGATGAAGGGAGAGCTGAGTTCATCAAGCAgtacagttctgggctccaGGCCCTGTGCAGGGAGATGAGGTGAGATTGTCTTACAGGCAGCCAGGAGAGGGCACGTCGCTCCTGCCTCAGAGGCAGGGGTGGCACCCTGCCACTTACCTGCCTTCGGGGGGAGCTCGGGCCTCCGGCTCTGCCCCGCGTGTCCTCCCGAACCCAAATGTGGGGAACCTCTGAATTTGCAACCAAGTGCAACCTGAAGTCTGAAGTTGACTTACCTGTTCCTTCTGGTTTGAGAAGTTTCTGTCTGTGTGGCATGCAGAAGAGCAGGAACCACCTCAATTTTTAATCTGGTCATCTGATCGTATCCGATTCCACCTATTTCAGTATCTACTAGCTAGATCATCAACCAGATTCTTTAGCAGAAATCCCTTTCTGAAGAACAAAGTACCAGACACACAGACCACTGAGGACCACCGCCTCTTCCTAGGAAGTCCTACCTTAGTACTGCTGGAAGCAGCCAGGTTCTGCAGCTCAAACACGCTGACTTCTCCACGACTGTCTCCTACTAGCAGGCAGTCAGTGTTCTTAGCAAAGAGGACAGATGTGAATTTCACTTCTGGGTTGCCAGAGTGAGTGATCATAGGGTCCAGGCTGCAACACAGGAAAGGCAGATATTGATGATGATACAGGTAAAATCACATTTGCCTGGAGTGTACTATCACACAAAGTCTAGTGGTAGTGCAGGCCTGATAAATGCcacatgttttgctttttattttctagcttAACTCCAAAAGTAAGAAGTGAAGCTGGGATTTTTGTTCTGGTAAAGAAGTGAggcaatgttttgtttgttctctaCCAAGAACAAAAATTCCAGCTGTTATTAACTAAGATATCCTGGTTGCCTAAAATCTGTCCTGTTGCCTAATACTTGGGCGGACTATGTGTGTGTTAATATTCTTACAATATGAATAATTTGCTTTCTGCTAACACAAGATTCAGTGGGCTCCCCCTCCACTGCTTTCTTAATGCTGTCATTATTACTAAATAATTCACACTAGCAGTAGTACAATGCCACAGATTGACTAAGATTAACTAAACTTACATAAAATATGAGTGATTCTCAACTACTTTGCAATAGTGGTAAAACACAAGACGTATCCGAAGCTCTGACAATCTCTCATCATTACAAAAGGTCTGAAGtagtttggttttgttatttttcttttggctgTAGATGTGCTAGAATCTAtaatttctgcagcagaaaagcaaCTTTACCCTCTATCATTTTGGAGGCATCCAGCTTCTTCTCTTATAATTACAATTCTCCGATAACTAgcatttgtttttacaaaatgcaATACTTCTATCAGTAGCtaagcaagcaaaacaaatgtcATGGACTTGTACTGATCTGATAACAATACTGATTAAGCAATAATGTTCAGCCTCTGTGCTTTAAATTGTTTCAGAATCTTCTTTGAGAAAAGAAGATTGTTTCAGAATCTTCTCTGAGAGAAGTAGTTACTCACATGCTGACACTGAGATCCCAAATTTCCACTCTGCTTTCATTCACTGCTGCAAATATAAAGACTGATTTTGGCGACCACATAATGTCATGCACAACAGTGGTGGTGGAACTGAAAGTTAAAATGGGTGTCTGTGAGTTCTGGTGCCATAACTTAATGCTCCAGTCCGCAGAGCAGCTCAGGAACATGTCAGTGCTGAACGGATTCCAGGCGACTTTGTACACAGGACCCTTGGTGTttgggaagaaacaaaaaacaactttgtgTTACTCCAGAGCTACAGCCTCATAGGATGGCTTTTAATAGTGCTCTCTTCCAACAGACCTTTCACAGAACTCCCAAACTGTCCTCTGACCTTAGTAGCAAAACCAGCATCATTTAATGTGTACCCATAGGAAATTAGGATTCAGCCAATGTGATAAGAGAAGAGAGGTCTTGGGAACAAAAGCATTCAGCTGATTCTGTCCCTTCACTTGTTGTTAGGAGAAGCTGATGCTGAAAGGGCAGCTTCTTGGATGAAGCAGAGACTTGTAAAAAATAGGAGGTGCTGTTAAAGTTctggcatttttctttcagatgtaAGCTATTTAACTGTGGTTTCCAGGACAATCGAATCACTGACTGTTCTATTTAAACAATGCCAGAACTAAAGCTTTAAAACAGTTTATAGTACAAGCTttaataaattactttaaaaaacgCTTCTAGTGTAGAAAGTAATCCTGTAAGACTGTGATACTTCATGCTACAGGAACTCATTCCTTGTGTAAGAAAAGAAgtttagttttctttcattgcaGGTGTTTTGTTTAGGAACTAAAAGCAACGAAACCATTAAATTGGTAAACCTTACTGAGTGCCATTTCTGCTCTCATTACTTTTTTCTATCCATCACTCACCTTATGTCCTTTGTATGTCTCCAGGAACTGCTGATCGTATGAACAGGAACACTTGTGAATAAGACCCTCTTCTGTTCCAGCAAGATAAAAATTAGTGTCctgaaatgaaagtaaaaataaccTAAGTTGGATTAACCTACTTATCACTTATCCAAAAATATGTACAGAACTGGGTGAGTCTGGGCAGTGACAGTCCTCTGAAGAACTAAGGTGGAGCTGCTAGGATGTTGTGGTTTGGGCTGCCTGCATGTGTGCTATGCAGCATATATGCCTGATCTTTGACTCCTGAAAATCTTGGATTTTCTGTGATTCATGTGGATGAATGCATGGATTCTTCAAATGCTCTGTgcacatacacatgcacacacacacacacacaaaaattaaaataaaataaaataagttggATTGTGCTGGTAAGCATTTTTGGAGAAGCAGAAACATCAGAGTCCAAGACTCGGGATATGCTGAACAGCCAAATTCTCACAGGTCTGACCAACACATGGAGGAAAGCTACCACAGGATCTAGCCCAAAGCAAATGTGAGTGACATTGCTGAAACAACTCAGCTGCTCACATTCAGAGGTCACTCACGTGGTTTACCCTATCATCCAGTTGGGGTAAAACTGTTACGAGCTAAGAAgtatttgtttcaaaatgaaatatgcTTTAAATGCCAGTGCTGAATCCCAGGCTAGTGCATATTACAGTAGCTTGAGCTGAGAATTGGACCTCTGCTGCACAGTTTTCGTGTACAGTACTTTAGCCCCAATGGACTTGCTGAGCCTACCTTTGGATGGAAGTCGAAGCACATTCCAGCTGCCTGCCGAGATATTAGAACTacacttttcctttccttctcacgTGGTaaatttttcttctcacttcctGCTCGCTTTATTTTCATCAGGTCTGTGCAAATAGCAAGAGTTTTTGTCAAGCAGATAGGAGTTATTCATAGCACTGTCATATGCTTCTCTGGAATTCTCAACAGCTCTTAAATGTTCTGCTTATAATAACCGTGTATAAAGAGTGTCACCTGAAATAAAATCGGGCAAATGCTATTCCAGGTATTAGCCCTGTGCAGAAAAGCTGCAGGGGAAAATGCTTACCAGTGCAATCTAGTTCCTTCTGTACAAGCCACTTGGTTAGTCGGCCATCTGCTGAGACAGAgattaatctctctctcttgtcATCCTCTGCTGTGTTGCCGTCCTGTTCCAACCACTTCAGTTGCCATACAGGACCTGTATGACTTTCTGAAGAATCTCTGGGacaaaaaacagagaagatAAACCATGTATCAACAAAGacaacatttctgaaaaataattgggAAATTAAGTGGAAATAACTTCCCACTTTCTAATGAATGTCAAGTATTATGACAGAAATGcaatttagattttcttacaaatatGTATCTCCCAGTACCAGCTGTTTACAccagttggtttttttttgtttgtttgtttgttgtttatcAGACATGTTTTATATTCAGTTTCAGCACCCTTTTTAATGTGTAGACACACCTTTCATTGATGCCTGAATCATTAAGTCAACCCGTGTCCTGTAGGAGAATTCCCTAGACCTGGTGAGATGCCCTCAGGGCAAATGTCTCTTATTTTTGATGTCTGTCTCGCTCCTTTTTTTGGCAAGTGGAATCAATGAGAAAACACAAAAGCCACTGCTAGTCTCCAGTAAGTATTTATTGGAGCAGGACTGTCCTACTTAGTACATGGCCACTACATCAAATCATAAGATGTGGTAACTTGCTGCACTTTCATAAAAAGCTAGAACACAGTACTGGTTTTTCCCTTCCAATGCAGAGAACTCGTTTTGCATTGGTGTTAATGTAACCATTTAGtggcagaaaaaaacatgagaGAGTGATGGCAGTGCAGATGGAGAAGGGCAGTGTCTGAGGATTTGGCTGTATCAGTGTAAATAGGTGGATGGAAAAAAGTCTGGTTTCCCCACTCTGTCCCTTTCTGGGCAATGATGTACTATTACAGATCTTTTGTGCCCTCAGTTTTGCTCCCAAAACCTCTACTATTTGAGAATACCACGTGTTAAAAAAGGCATTTCCAGTCAGAACTGGAAGGTAGTGATGAGaagttggaaatgaaaaaatacacaaaatccCTGAGTATTCACAAGCAAGCTTTACGTAGCAAGCGTTGCTATTCATGCAGCAAATAACAAATACAGGAATATCCATAGCTGAGAAGCTAAGACCTGACCACGGTGGGATAAGACAGCAAATCGTAGCCTTACCTGCTATTCAGAATTGCAGTGGTGGTACTACTCTGCACATTATGGATGGTGATGGTACCACTGTACGTCCCAACTGCTAAAAGGTTCGGGCTTGCCATAGAAAAATCCAATGCAGTAACACCATGCTCACACTGGAAAATACGCTCTGGCCACTGACCAGTAGAAAAATACAAGGATGTTTTGAGTTAGTTTCTTAATTTACCTTGGTCTTCTCAACACTGGATAATAAATTGCCAGGCCATGCTGGGAAATTAAAGTACCGATGACCATAATGATTACTAACAGACAAAAATTAGGGATTATATTCTGAATGGTTCCATTTATTACTTCTTGGTGTGCTgataaaaatagggaaaaataaagactgTGCAGAAATACGACACTGTGAAATAGATTCCAACCAATTACCTAAAAATCAAGTTCCCGAAGATTCAGCCTAGTGTAGtgtggggtttttgttgttgtttgttttctatttaaaacaaataacatTTTGGAAAGTTCTTCCCGTTGTTTTCTATTTTGCAGTTAGAAAGCAAGTGACTTTCTAATTGCAGAACCTTAGCTGAAGATGCAATATAATCTAACGTACCTCGGGTAATCTGTAAAAccagtatttttgtattatttttcctcataaCCAAAGAACTAATTCAGCTCTGTTATAAGGTTAAACCCTTAAAGTCACTGCACTGATCTCTTGAAATGTGAAACAGCAAAGTATCAGTTTGCAAAGGACTATATTTCAGCATGCATGCAAGGTCTAATTTCTTAACGTTAGGCACTTGAGGACTATCATGATGCTAGGGAAACATGTTTAATTGTTGTCAATGTGATAATGATGCATCAAAAGTTAGAGGAGGTTTGAGTCTGCATGATTTAAACTAGTCTAATGCACATTTTTAGCCAAGGGAAGTTTGTAGAATAAATCCAACTGGCGATCAGATAATTTTTACTGTGTCATTTTGTACTGGAAATTTCcaagattctttttttaaaaaagtctagatttaaaagaaaatctgcaagGATCACTtcttaaatgtatatataaaaatgttaatattacATCAATGAAATCTACTGTCTTTTTGCCACTGTTTTGAAAAGttacatatttaattttgtatatttttccttcaggcTAACGTAGAATTTCATTGTATAACAGAAAATGGATTGGAAAGGATaatctttaaatttaaaatatggaTGTATTATAATCAGAGTTTGCAAGTATTGAACAAgggtttgaaaaacaaaaggtaAATGGAttgattttcacattttctgtgctCAAGACTCTTACAGTctaaaaaaatttttttttttccagaaagattTGCACACCTGGGTTTACccataataacaacaaaactgaTTTATAGTCTTGGGTAGGCTGCTCTAGGAATTGGAAATGGGATATAGAGGTCTGCGTTGTCAAGTTGCTTAAAATAGACTGGTATTACCTGAGAGCTGTAACCATCTGTTAGTTGTTTGGTGGCCTACATACAATGAGTGCAGTTCCTGCAAACAGATATCCACATTACAAAACCACCAGAACAGTTGGCACCTCTGTTGGCACTGTGAATTGAGAGGATGGACAGGTGCAGAAACTAAACTGCATCCTataggcactttttttttgtttcaagacTTAAGCACATCGCTAGGTAGTGCAGTCAAAATCAGTTTTCCAGAAATGTGTGGTTTGGGCTAGCAAATCAAACCTTACTGGCTAGATCCTATGTTTTGGTTGGATGGTTGGTcggttggtttggttgtttgtttgtttttggaagaaGGAATTAAATGTAGCAGAAATAGTACAGCAGGAAAAtgcactgaagaaagaaaacaaacttgaTACTGCTGTTACCATGGGGTTCTTCAATGACCAACAGCACGCCAAgcctttcttctgttctttaaaaTCAAACGCTCCATAACCAACAGCCAAAAGATCCTAAAAGCACAGATTAACAGATGTACCTCAGTTTAACTTGACGTTCAgttgtacatttttaaaaggcaacttTCTACTAACAGTGACTCTGAGTGCAAAGCTCGGAAACATGTTTACATTGTATGCCAGCAGCataacacacacaaacagaatTTCTAGAATAGTAGAAACTGGTTCAACTAAAAGTGCAATTATAGTCTCTTTCGGTTGTGTTTGCAACCCTTTCTCCCCAaggccattaaaaaaataagtggaTATCCAAATGGATATACAGTATTCTACAAGTGCATTTTAATATGCAGTGTTTAATAGAATATCTAATACTAATTTTACTCTTCTGTATCAGTGTTAGCTATAGAAGGAGTTTCAACGATCATCTCAAACTTAGCTCTCAGCTGTTGATGGTGGGGTCTGATGAATTCCATTCACTCTTTTCcgtaaggaaaaataagaaacagcaTCAAGACTTTAGTCTTCAACTCCATTAGTTGTATTTTTGCTACACAAACCAACCCGTTTGTGAAGCTAATATTCTGAAAGTAGGTGGGTATTTGCCTTAGAATGCTAAGACTGAAGTCTGTTAAGTGTGTCATACTTCATTACATCTGGTGTGTTTACATTATGCAATGttctccattttctctttttttccccatggggAAATCTGAATGGTTTTATGTTTCTCATCTTCACCTGCTTTTTACCTTCCTTCTACGCATTATTTTTGTTGCAGCTCTAAGAGAGCTCTGTTGAAAACCTAAGCCTTACGTTACTCTGAAAGTGGAGATGTCCAAGTCATTCTCACCTCCACCgaaatcaaattaaataaacTCAGGCCAGCTGCTCAAAAATCTGCACCTGTTATTACACATTTTCTACTTAAATCTTGATGAATGCAGCTTTCTTGGGAGATTGCTATTAGAAACAAAGATGCGGTCTCTAAACTGTCATGGATAAACTCCATCAAGGGCAATAGTTCAGTGGTAGGGGTTTATACTTTGACTTCCAATTCTGTAATAGACCCAGTTTATTATCTTAACGTTGTTGGTTGGGTGACTACCCATGGTAAACTGATGTATTCTTGACCAATTAAAGCTGTTGTGATACAGGTGTAAGGAAAGCCTAAGGCAGCTGTCCAACCTGTAGAATAATGTAGTGATACTGCTATAAGAAAGGACAGAATACAGATGTTGGGATGCAAACACAACCCACGTGACTGGAGGGATGCATCCAGCAATTTGAGATCCCTCCCAGTGAAGTATATAAAAATCAGGAGTTGATACACCCTGACAATCACGTACACCTCTACGTAAACAGCTTAGAAGAAGCAATTTGTTAACTCACTGGGTTTACTTTGTTCCAAGCCATGCTGCTCACATTGAGACCCTGAGTTAAATCACACGTGTATGACCATAGTTGTTCCAAACTGGGAGGTACAGTTTCTTCCACGGGTTTATTTAGATCTGACGGAATTGATGGGTCAATAAGtgcttccttctgctcttccttATCCTTCTTTCCCTTGTCATGCTCTTCCTGTTTAgcttctttcacagcaactacTGTACCGGCATTGTCTGATGTAACAGAAGGATCTAAAATGCACAAATACAGGAGAATCTGAATAATTACACTTCACCTATTTAATTCCAGTCATTCACCTCCCAGGAAAAAATTGTCATTTCAGCAAATATTttacagcaaaaatgaaaaagggaagATATGAGGCATTAAGACACCCTAACTACTAAAACCATGGTTAAGATGGTGACAGGACCATAAAAGATGTCTGGATCAGGCTGTGGTGTGCCAGTTATGTTCAAGGAGCTTAAAGAGTGGATTTAGCTACCTAGCAACTAGCAGTTATGAATTTATGTCCACCCCACCAGGAATGTTTCTAATatcttgtattaaaaaaaactaGTTTAAACAGGGTCTTTATCAAGTCAGATTCCAATTTTTTAAGGGACATACTTAAACATTGATGTTGTAACACCTTAGCTAAGTTACATGTACTGTAATGAAAGTTGCTCGTTATTTGGCAAAACTAAGTgtagagaatatttttagaCTGTtaagtgctttttttgtttactttatGTAATATGCAAATCATAAAATGACCCCAGATCACTGTTAACAAAATTACAACACAATAACTGTCCTAGTGACAGAACAAAAGTCCTAGTCATTATCATGCTCCAACTAGCCAGTAGCCAGTTAGTGACAGAATATAACAGGTTTGTTGCCTGTGAATCTGAAACTCTCTATAATATGAAAAGGTACAATACTGTAAATCAGTTTGAATCTgctttttcagaatattttttttaataacacagGAATAAAAAATTATTCCCGTGTTAACTTGGAACTCCTGTATAAGGTACAATATTACTTAGTGCTTGGGTCCAGGTAACACCTCTGCAATGAATGCACTTTGTTAGAAACTGAACGTCTATTAAGCTAACACTTCTGTTTACCATCAGTCTAGAccaatttataaaaaaataaaaaaataataaaaaaaaaaacttggagaaaTAGCAGAATTATTGTATCTTAGCTGTCAGGAAACAAGTCTGACCAATATCTCGAGTAATTCAAGCTCTAAACACATTTATTCCGTTCTTCCACCAAGTACTGTAGGAATGTCTGTTGAAGTGAGTGTAAAGCTGCAAAATTGGTGTTGACATTTCATAAActcttttgtctgtttcttaAATGACCTGTCATCTGTGAAGACCATCAGTGAGGGACACCTTGACATTCAATAGTATGCAAAGCCTTGTGCTGAAAATGGGGTAGCCAGTAAGAAACTAACCTATAAGGACAGGAAATTGTCGATAAGCTGCGAGTTTgggttgaaaaatattttccattagaACCCTctccatgaaaaataaatcctgctgAAATTTTTCTGATGTCAATATAGCTTCTAAAcggttttcctcctttttatgGGTTCTGGCAAGAGCAGCACTTTCCAAAGTAGTCACAGAAGTTATGTTGCCTGAAAACAGATAATAttggaaaatgcagttttaatgTGATAACATTTTGCACATAAAAGTCAGAGATAAGCaggctcctcttcctcctctacGAAAAGCGTAGAAGAACCTGTCATCAAAACATCCTtccactattatttttttcttgctttagttttgttttctcttactgCTCAAATATTCAATATGATGAGATACTTCTAGAAATTTTCACcatttgtgttttgcttctACCTTCTACTTTACAAGTAACTTTGTACCATCAAACTTTGTCACCGATTGTTTATCTTTATTTAAGATGGTTTATAAAGGGATTGTATAGAAAAGGTCTTGGAGTAGATCTGTCTGAGGATCTTTACCAACTCTCCTTCAAGTGCCAGACAGGCAGACCAAGTATTTTCTTCATGTAGTTTGTACCATGCAACAGAGCGATGCACAGTCTAGAAGGatgaaaacactgcagaaatgtAAACCTCCTAGAAAAATGTTACCTCTGGCAGAAGTCACCGATGCAGTCTGGTCATGCTTTTTAGTCGTATGAGACATGCTACTCTTCCCATTTGTGGCTTCTCCTTTTGATGCAGGTTCTATTTCTGACACATTAAAGGAATCATACAAGTCCCAGGAAGTGACCACCACCCCTAGAAATTAATTATACGGTATTATAAAAGCTCTTCATTTCTGTACATCGTTATAAAGAATTACAGCTGAGCAAGATTTACTTTTTATACAGTACACCCAACTGTTTGGCAGGGGGGCTTCAAAACTGAGGGTCAGACAGCAAGAGCTGCTGTGTGATTGCACTGGCTGCATCACTGTCTTCTGGGTGTGTGGGTTCCCTTCAGTGGGGCCATCTCCCCACAAAACTGCTCTGTAACCTTGCCTCTGTGTGCTCAGCTCTTCAAACATGGGTTGGAATGAGCCCTGCTGATGCTGAAGGCACACAAAAAGGGAAAGATTTGTTTTCAAACCAGATTAatatctatttttcttctccttttgatattttttcacTCGTTTTACATACAgtaaagaacacaaaacaaaaatgtttggaaTAGCATTCCCCATAGTTTTCTTTGGCCTCCCACACAAACAAAAGATCCATAGTGAGCAAATCTCagcgcgcacacacacaaaaacttgatatttcttctaaattttTTACAGCACTGAAGTTGAACATTTtgtaaaattgcattttcttgtGAGACTGCcaagcttttctgttttccccacAATTTTAAATCTTAGAGGTTTTCTTCTTCGCATTGTGACAAATAGAAATGCAAACTAGTGTTACTACAAAGTTAAGAGGAGAAATGGgaactgtttattttcatatttcaagGGCGTAGATGAATATTAGGTGAAATTCTGCCTCCTAAGAAGCACTCTGTTTGTAAAGTGCAGAGGCAGGCGGGACACAGCAGCTCTTAGGTAGCATAATGACTATTTTATTGCAACAGATACAGTGTACCAATACAGATTTTCACGTATTAGGAGAGGCAGAGAAGGGCACCACCATCACACTAGGCTGTCTGAACTTAAAGCTCTGGAAGTGAAAGTTGGTGAAACATCTTTTCCTGCTTAGagatgacagaaagaaaagaaaggtttcCTCACTGTCCTACCTGTGTAGGGGGAGTCTTCTGAGGTCCCACAACCTAGCTATATGCTAGTGTTTTCCCACATTAATATTTAATGAGGAAACAAAATGTAATAATAGACCCAACTGCCAAGGATACAAATGGCAAGGGAACTTGTAGTAAATGGGAGCCTGGTCTTATTAAATAGCCTTTCCTATACGGTACTCAGAGTGTTTACCTTTATCTTTCATGACGATTTTGTCACATTGTACTTCCTTGTTCTTTGCAGCTCCGTTAATGGTTTGCAtcattttttctgcaaagcGATCATTGCCAGGTCTATTTTTGCAAATGTCAACATAAATCTTATTACGctcccttggaaaaaaaaaaaaaaaaaaagtgtatatttgctttctgaaaaacatttgcattCAGCTTCTCAATGTCATTTAGCACAAGTTGAACAGAAGAGTATAGTCCATGTCATTAAGtttattgctctttttttttggggggggtggggtggggtggtaGGGGGTGTTATGGATCTTGTTTCACTCCACATACCACCTTTCAGCAGCTATTTCTGACTTTGAGATGCtgttctgaaacagaaatagcCTGTAGAGATGGGCCTTAGCAAAAATCTCCACTCCAACTACTTTTGAGCTTGGGGAGAATCCAGATGAGTTCAGAAATACACAGCTCTTG contains the following coding sequences:
- the DNAI4 gene encoding dynein axonemal intermediate chain 4 isoform X2; translation: MESMLDETVEPGSQGDPAVSLSDAQVRPEEIKEQLTEEDLDRRVDIYLTETETIWMLDMPSVVASVESEDAGRILERNKIYVDICKNRPGNDRFAEKMMQTINGAAKNKEVQCDKIVMKDKGVVVTSWDLYDSFNVSEIEPASKGEATNGKSSMSHTTKKHDQTASVTSARGNITSVTTLESAALARTHKKEENRLEAILTSEKFQQDLFFMERVLMENIFQPKLAAYRQFPVLIDPSVTSDNAGTVVAVKEAKQEEHDKGKKDKEEQKEALIDPSIPSDLNKPVEETVPPSLEQLWSYTCDLTQGLNVSSMAWNKVNPDLLAVGYGAFDFKEQKKGLACCWSLKNPMWPERIFQCEHGVTALDFSMASPNLLAVGTYSGTITIHNVQSSTTTAILNSRDSSESHTGPVWQLKWLEQDGNTAEDDKRERLISVSADGRLTKWLVQKELDCTDLMKIKRAGSEKKNLPREKERKSVVLISRQAAGMCFDFHPKDTNFYLAGTEEGLIHKCSCSYDQQFLETYKGHKGPVYKVAWNPFSTDMFLSCSADWSIKLWHQNSQTPILTFSSTTTVVHDIMWSPKSVFIFAAVNESRVEIWDLSVSILDPMITHSGNPEVKFTSVLFAKNTDCLLVGDSRGEVSVFELQNLAASSSTKVDALYDVISPALTT
- the DNAI4 gene encoding dynein axonemal intermediate chain 4 isoform X1 produces the protein MQGPAAAPRLSGVRQGLGTSLGIQRGSIASGVYPGRAARRGSQFSISYGKAAGKGSPVEEYAVRVFDDEGKDVTPHPLFHSDPDAAVPRRTCGNSSISKPNASPMESMLDETVEPGSQGDPAVSLSDAQVRPEEIKEQLTEEDLDRRVDIYLTETETIWMLDMPSVVASVESEDAGRILERNKIYVDICKNRPGNDRFAEKMMQTINGAAKNKEVQCDKIVMKDKGVVVTSWDLYDSFNVSEIEPASKGEATNGKSSMSHTTKKHDQTASVTSARGNITSVTTLESAALARTHKKEENRLEAILTSEKFQQDLFFMERVLMENIFQPKLAAYRQFPVLIDPSVTSDNAGTVVAVKEAKQEEHDKGKKDKEEQKEALIDPSIPSDLNKPVEETVPPSLEQLWSYTCDLTQGLNVSSMAWNKVNPDLLAVGYGAFDFKEQKKGLACCWSLKNPMWPERIFQCEHGVTALDFSMASPNLLAVGTYSGTITIHNVQSSTTTAILNSRDSSESHTGPVWQLKWLEQDGNTAEDDKRERLISVSADGRLTKWLVQKELDCTDLMKIKRAGSEKKNLPREKERKSVVLISRQAAGMCFDFHPKDTNFYLAGTEEGLIHKCSCSYDQQFLETYKGHKGPVYKVAWNPFSTDMFLSCSADWSIKLWHQNSQTPILTFSSTTTVVHDIMWSPKSVFIFAAVNESRVEIWDLSVSILDPMITHSGNPEVKFTSVLFAKNTDCLLVGDSRGEVSVFELQNLAASSSTKVDALYDVISPALTT